One region of Prosthecobacter fusiformis genomic DNA includes:
- a CDS encoding patatin-like phospholipase family protein, with protein MNPTLNPSSPGWMRNAEDPGMNNGGAATPAPGQPRIGLALSGGGARGLAHVGVLQVLEEHHIPIAAVAGTSMGAYVGALHAAGFNTQDLESLAREIKDRRTLLRLMDPIFPPTSGLIRGMKIRRHLERSLGARTFEELDIPLLVVATDLDTMAPHVFDSGPLGAAVHASAAIPGVCAPVHLNGRRFTDGGAAEPLPVGLLRERFKLDAVIAVNVLPTTQDVLHCKDTAFVPPKVPKNVLVRVINYLLRPVNLLAHGNVLDTFRRALMCAQLGLAEKECRSADLVIHPFFCESTWFDFENFDRYIRAGRRAAEEALPRIYALLCQTTPNQEHNHENNVRQPCVGLCAA; from the coding sequence ATGAACCCCACTTTGAATCCATCCTCCCCCGGGTGGATGCGGAACGCGGAAGATCCGGGGATGAATAACGGCGGCGCAGCTACGCCTGCACCAGGGCAGCCACGCATCGGTCTGGCGCTCTCAGGTGGCGGGGCACGCGGTCTGGCCCATGTGGGCGTATTGCAAGTTTTGGAGGAACATCATATCCCCATTGCTGCGGTCGCTGGCACAAGCATGGGTGCCTATGTGGGTGCCCTGCATGCAGCCGGATTCAACACTCAAGATTTGGAGTCCCTGGCCCGTGAAATCAAGGATCGCCGGACTTTACTGCGGCTGATGGATCCCATTTTTCCTCCTACATCGGGCCTCATTCGTGGGATGAAAATCCGTCGGCATCTTGAACGCTCTTTGGGCGCGAGGACCTTTGAAGAACTGGACATTCCACTCCTAGTGGTGGCGACCGATCTAGATACGATGGCACCGCATGTTTTTGACAGTGGGCCGCTGGGTGCAGCCGTACATGCAAGTGCGGCTATCCCTGGCGTCTGTGCGCCCGTGCATCTCAATGGACGCCGCTTCACCGATGGTGGCGCTGCGGAACCATTGCCAGTGGGGCTGCTGCGCGAACGGTTTAAGCTGGATGCAGTCATCGCTGTCAACGTACTGCCAACCACCCAGGATGTACTGCACTGCAAAGACACGGCTTTTGTGCCGCCCAAAGTGCCGAAGAATGTCCTCGTCCGGGTTATTAATTACCTGCTGCGTCCCGTGAACCTGCTGGCTCACGGGAATGTGCTGGACACTTTTCGACGAGCTTTGATGTGTGCCCAGCTCGGTCTGGCTGAGAAAGAATGCCGAAGCGCAGATCTGGTCATCCACCCCTTCTTTTGTGAAAGCACGTGGTTCGATTTCGAAAACTTCGACCGCTATATCCGCGCGGGTCGACGCGCTGCTGAAGAGGCCCTTCCCCGCATTTATGCGTTGCTGTGCCAGACAACCCCTAACCAGGAACACAACCATGAAAATAATGTCCGCCAACCCTGCGTGGGACTCTGCGCCGCCTGA
- a CDS encoding bifunctional riboflavin kinase/FAD synthetase: MLQLRSIQDLAQVPGPVSLAIGVFDGVHLGHQEVIRAAQEHAVQHHGQAVVMSFDPHPLSVLRPELKPKRLCGERQRSRLLASMGVAGTLLCPFTREVADTSAEEFVGSLVAACHPLGCISVGYTWSFGKNRSGNIHSLMDLGQRHDFAVYGVPPIRLEGEVVSSTLIRDAVTSGNLTRAASLLGRPYSLLGTVVSGRQLARQLGFPTANVQPEAEVLPPYGVYAVQANLGGEWFPGIANLGLRPTVDEGAAAPSLEVHLFDWSGDLYGQELEVRLGTFLRPEKKFTGVDALLSQIQVDVQQARSLLPG, encoded by the coding sequence ATGCTGCAATTGCGTTCCATCCAAGATCTCGCCCAGGTGCCCGGCCCCGTTTCATTGGCCATTGGTGTCTTTGATGGGGTGCATCTCGGGCATCAAGAGGTCATTCGCGCCGCGCAGGAGCATGCCGTCCAGCACCATGGTCAGGCTGTGGTCATGAGCTTTGATCCTCATCCTCTCAGTGTCCTGCGCCCGGAATTGAAGCCCAAACGCCTGTGTGGAGAGCGCCAGCGTTCCCGACTGCTCGCTTCCATGGGCGTTGCGGGCACCCTGTTGTGTCCGTTTACCCGTGAAGTGGCGGATACATCAGCCGAAGAGTTTGTCGGTTCGCTCGTCGCAGCCTGCCACCCTCTCGGCTGCATCTCCGTGGGATATACCTGGAGCTTTGGGAAAAACCGCAGTGGAAACATCCATTCGCTCATGGACCTCGGCCAGCGTCATGATTTCGCTGTTTACGGTGTTCCGCCCATCCGGCTGGAGGGGGAAGTTGTCAGCAGCACGCTAATCCGGGATGCCGTGACCTCCGGGAATCTCACCCGTGCGGCGTCGCTGCTCGGCCGACCTTACTCTTTGTTAGGAACGGTGGTTTCCGGGCGGCAGCTCGCCCGGCAGCTCGGATTTCCTACCGCCAATGTCCAGCCGGAGGCGGAGGTGCTGCCCCCCTATGGAGTTTATGCCGTGCAGGCAAACCTAGGCGGTGAATGGTTTCCGGGAATTGCCAACCTGGGCCTCCGCCCCACAGTGGACGAAGGTGCCGCTGCGCCTTCTCTGGAGGTGCATCTTTTCGATTGGTCGGGGGACTTATATGGTCAGGAGCTTGAAGTGCGTCTCGGCACCTTTTTACGTCCTGAAAAGAAATTCACCGGCGTGGATGCCCTCCTGTCACAGATTCAGGTGGACGTTCAGCAGGCTCGCTCACTTCTTCCGGGCTGA
- a CDS encoding endonuclease/exonuclease/phosphatase family protein has protein sequence MHARKFFIQRRGFVPAVFFCLLWFCQDLSAEEPAREVVFCSYNVKNWLLMQRSFGDPDEPLVSKPEKEKAKVVEFLTEIRPDILGLCEIGSLEDIKEVQTRLRSSGVDLPHLTRCTGGDPTRSLGLLSRYPIMAVYSQTRLYYQMGAISLPMQRGILDATVSITPELQVRFLGVHLKSKRAIPEADETLMRRNEAHLLRLHMDQIYAQEPDAKVVCYGDFNEHRNEPAISEIIGSRAGPGLMFDLHLRDAHGLVWTHFWDDADVYGRLDYIFVSRSLRPLVDMKGSFIYTAADFDKASDHRPIVMTLLPQRKISARKK, from the coding sequence ATGCACGCCAGAAAGTTTTTCATTCAACGGCGGGGATTCGTCCCCGCCGTTTTCTTTTGTTTGTTGTGGTTCTGTCAGGATTTATCAGCGGAGGAACCTGCCAGAGAGGTCGTCTTTTGCTCCTACAATGTGAAGAACTGGCTGCTGATGCAGCGGTCTTTTGGGGACCCGGATGAGCCGCTAGTCTCCAAGCCGGAGAAGGAAAAGGCGAAGGTGGTGGAATTTCTCACCGAAATCCGGCCAGACATCCTGGGCCTCTGTGAAATTGGCAGCCTGGAGGATATTAAAGAGGTCCAGACGCGTCTGCGCAGTTCGGGGGTGGACCTGCCGCATCTAACGCGATGCACCGGAGGGGACCCGACGCGGAGTCTTGGCCTGCTGTCGCGGTATCCGATCATGGCAGTCTATTCGCAAACCCGACTTTATTACCAGATGGGGGCGATATCTTTACCGATGCAAAGAGGTATCCTGGATGCCACGGTGAGCATTACCCCAGAGCTGCAAGTGCGATTTCTGGGGGTGCATTTGAAGTCGAAGCGCGCCATTCCCGAAGCGGATGAAACCCTAATGCGCCGCAACGAAGCGCATCTGCTGAGGCTGCACATGGACCAAATCTATGCGCAGGAACCCGACGCCAAGGTCGTCTGCTATGGAGACTTCAATGAACACCGGAATGAACCGGCCATCAGTGAGATCATTGGCTCACGGGCTGGCCCGGGACTGATGTTTGATCTACACCTGCGGGATGCCCATGGCTTGGTGTGGACGCATTTCTGGGATGATGCGGATGTGTATGGAAGGCTGGACTACATCTTTGTCAGTCGCAGTCTGCGGCCCCTGGTGGATATGAAGGGGTCCTTTATTTATACCGCAGCCGACTTTGATAAAGCGAGCGATCACCGCCCCATCGTGATGACTCTGCTGCCACAACGCAAGATATCAGCCCGGAAGAAGTGA
- a CDS encoding Sec-independent protein translocase subunit TatA/TatB produces the protein MNTAHLFAAFGPLGTPELIIIAILVLVLFGAKKLPTFARSLGKSMGEFKKAREEFEHELTRSQEEAERPTPAPVIPATAEKRQPVTSAKDI, from the coding sequence ATGAACACCGCACACCTTTTCGCCGCCTTTGGTCCTCTGGGCACGCCCGAGTTGATCATCATTGCCATTCTCGTACTTGTCCTTTTCGGAGCCAAAAAACTTCCAACCTTTGCTCGCAGCCTGGGCAAAAGCATGGGTGAATTCAAAAAAGCACGTGAAGAATTTGAGCATGAGCTTACCCGTTCCCAGGAAGAGGCAGAGCGCCCGACCCCGGCCCCCGTGATCCCGGCTACCGCTGAAAAGCGCCAGCCTGTGACATCGGCCAAGGACATCTAA
- a CDS encoding ABC transporter ATP-binding protein produces the protein MISVQDLTKHYAGRIAVDHISFDVEPGEIVGFLGPNGAGKSTTMRVLTGFLPPSSGNVRVNGFDVFRESLDVKRSVGYMPEMAPLYTEMKVKEYLRFRGELKGLRGRNMRTRVGEVMDLCSITDVRRRLIGNLSKGYRQRVALADALLHEPPLLILDEPTSGLDPVQIRQVRELLSSLRPKHTILLSTHILQEVEQICDRVLMIHHGRLLAYDTPANLTKKLRALTQVFVEVDGKGDIAAALESLPAVRKVIEESKDGVWTRYVLRVEPGVDVRETVMKMAADKSWKLRELHRQLPSLEDVFVELAASEPVKS, from the coding sequence ATGATCTCAGTTCAAGACCTCACCAAGCATTATGCAGGACGCATAGCGGTGGATCACATCTCTTTTGATGTCGAGCCTGGTGAGATAGTTGGTTTCCTGGGACCTAACGGTGCAGGCAAGTCCACCACCATGCGGGTGCTCACCGGATTTTTGCCCCCGTCCTCAGGCAATGTGCGGGTGAATGGCTTCGATGTTTTCCGTGAATCTCTCGATGTAAAACGCTCCGTCGGCTACATGCCGGAAATGGCACCTCTTTATACGGAAATGAAGGTCAAAGAATACCTTCGCTTCCGGGGAGAGCTTAAAGGCTTGCGCGGTCGCAACATGCGCACTCGGGTTGGAGAAGTGATGGATCTCTGCTCCATCACCGATGTGCGCCGCCGCCTCATCGGCAACCTTTCCAAGGGCTATCGTCAGCGCGTCGCCCTAGCAGATGCCCTTTTACACGAGCCGCCCCTTCTCATTTTGGATGAGCCAACCAGCGGCCTGGATCCCGTGCAGATCCGCCAGGTGCGCGAGCTTCTTAGCAGCCTCCGGCCCAAGCATACCATCCTCCTTTCCACCCACATCTTGCAGGAAGTGGAGCAAATTTGCGACCGCGTCCTCATGATCCATCATGGCCGCCTCTTGGCCTATGATACCCCCGCCAACCTCACCAAAAAGCTCCGCGCATTGACCCAGGTCTTTGTCGAAGTGGACGGGAAGGGGGATATAGCCGCTGCCCTCGAATCCCTGCCCGCTGTCCGCAAAGTGATCGAGGAATCCAAAGACGGCGTCTGGACCCGCTATGTCCTGCGCGTCGAACCGGGAGTGGATGTCCGTGAAACCGTCATGAAAATGGCTGCGGACAAAAGCTGGAAACTGCGGGAGCTCCACCGCCAGCTGCCCAGCCTTGAAGATGTATTTGTGGAACTGGCTGCCTCTGAGCCTGTAAAATCCTGA
- a CDS encoding ABC transporter permease, whose amino-acid sequence MRIFWVLLKKELRAFFVSPMAYIVLALIMVLNGFCLRAALSLLESAPSEGSIVTWTFDAIWFWLSYFFVFPLLTMRLFSEEKKMGTFETLFTAPVRAWQVVWAKYIASVIIYCVLWVPSYLNFELLDWITLGQIEMPTGALKGSYLILFAMGLFNLAMGCLASALTSNQIIAAIMSFTASLLHFLVGLFISVIGRQVNETFVDITNYFASREHIRTFTNGLIDTRPLVYYTSLALLFLALTHQVVEYRRWRS is encoded by the coding sequence ATGAGAATTTTCTGGGTGCTGCTAAAAAAAGAACTGCGCGCGTTTTTCGTGTCGCCGATGGCTTATATCGTCCTTGCCCTGATCATGGTGCTGAATGGTTTTTGTCTGCGTGCTGCCCTCTCTCTCCTGGAAAGCGCTCCTAGTGAAGGCTCCATCGTCACCTGGACCTTTGATGCCATCTGGTTCTGGCTCTCTTATTTCTTTGTCTTCCCCCTCCTCACGATGCGCCTCTTTTCGGAGGAGAAAAAAATGGGAACGTTTGAAACCCTCTTCACCGCTCCGGTCCGGGCCTGGCAGGTCGTCTGGGCCAAATACATCGCCTCCGTCATCATTTACTGCGTTCTCTGGGTGCCCAGTTATCTCAACTTTGAGCTTCTGGATTGGATTACCCTGGGACAGATCGAGATGCCCACCGGTGCCCTCAAAGGCAGCTACCTCATCCTTTTTGCCATGGGGTTATTCAACCTTGCCATGGGTTGCCTCGCCTCCGCGCTGACTTCCAATCAGATCATCGCCGCCATCATGTCCTTCACCGCCAGCTTGTTGCATTTCCTGGTTGGGCTTTTCATTAGCGTCATTGGTCGTCAAGTGAACGAAACCTTCGTGGACATCACCAACTACTTCGCCAGTCGCGAGCATATCCGCACCTTCACCAACGGTCTAATCGATACCCGCCCACTGGTTTATTATACCAGCCTCGCTCTCCTCTTCCTCGCCCTGACTCATCAGGTGGTGGAATACCGCCGCTGGAGGTCCTGA
- a CDS encoding GldG family protein — MPDSKTEPTPPTQGSIPKRWGIGLNVAFQVLLVLALFFGVNRISYRYHTRWDLSPQQSYTLSSSTLNYVSKLPKDVFIANVFARDAKIFTDVQALLEEYRINGRGRIKLRSIDPLRDIERAEELKAETGLPLDQNGIVIKVGNLTRFIREEEMVIRDTGTETTRAIKAFRGEDAVTSALINLVEGGERKFYLVVGKGSRTETALTDAMTALGELGRQQNFQLLPVNLAEISRIPEDADGLLLVGIRYDLSEREIAMIKTFWEGKRAGLLVMMDPAGETPRLHAFLGLNGVIPREDRVLYAESTGSGTRKEFSVQGLFDNESPITQPLAASTVTLPGQSQSLDVRFDDEYLQNQSITVNPLIGASDRYWGEKNYLEDLPVVDEEDTRQPIYLAASVERGSVADPRLRVDSCRMVVVGNASMLDKKSALAVNRDFVASSLNWIINRDRLSGTPPKLKHSYRIQLNPRQNELIFWITTIAMPGLVLGLGMLVWASRRAA, encoded by the coding sequence ATGCCAGATTCTAAGACAGAACCCACTCCGCCTACCCAAGGTTCCATCCCGAAAAGATGGGGCATCGGCCTGAATGTGGCCTTCCAGGTCCTCCTGGTCTTGGCTCTGTTTTTCGGTGTTAACCGCATCAGCTACCGCTACCACACCCGTTGGGACCTCAGTCCCCAGCAAAGCTATACACTCAGTTCGTCCACGCTGAATTATGTCAGCAAGCTCCCCAAGGACGTTTTTATTGCTAACGTCTTTGCCCGTGATGCCAAAATTTTTACCGATGTCCAGGCTCTCCTGGAGGAATACCGCATCAATGGGCGCGGACGTATAAAACTCCGCTCCATTGACCCACTCCGCGACATCGAACGTGCCGAGGAACTCAAGGCTGAAACCGGCCTGCCACTGGACCAAAACGGCATCGTTATCAAAGTGGGCAATCTCACCCGCTTTATTCGTGAGGAGGAAATGGTCATCCGTGACACGGGAACCGAAACCACCCGCGCCATCAAGGCCTTCCGTGGAGAGGACGCCGTCACCTCTGCGCTCATCAATCTCGTCGAAGGTGGCGAACGGAAATTTTATCTCGTCGTCGGCAAAGGCTCCCGCACAGAGACCGCGCTTACCGATGCCATGACCGCCCTCGGCGAACTCGGCCGCCAGCAAAATTTCCAGCTCCTGCCTGTCAATCTCGCTGAAATCAGCCGCATCCCTGAAGACGCAGATGGCTTGCTTCTCGTCGGCATCCGCTACGATTTGTCTGAGCGTGAAATTGCCATGATCAAAACCTTTTGGGAAGGCAAGCGCGCCGGTCTTCTCGTCATGATGGACCCCGCCGGTGAAACCCCGCGCCTCCATGCCTTCCTCGGTTTAAATGGTGTCATTCCTCGTGAAGACCGTGTCCTGTATGCCGAAAGTACCGGCTCAGGCACCCGCAAAGAATTCTCTGTCCAGGGCCTCTTCGATAACGAATCCCCCATCACCCAGCCCTTGGCTGCCTCCACAGTCACTCTTCCTGGCCAGTCCCAGTCTCTCGATGTCCGCTTTGATGACGAATACCTGCAAAACCAGAGCATCACCGTCAATCCTCTCATCGGTGCCTCAGACCGCTATTGGGGGGAGAAAAATTACCTCGAAGACCTCCCGGTTGTGGATGAGGAAGACACCCGCCAGCCCATCTACCTCGCCGCATCTGTAGAGCGCGGCAGCGTGGCGGATCCCCGTTTGCGGGTGGACAGTTGCCGCATGGTCGTGGTTGGAAATGCCTCCATGCTGGATAAAAAATCGGCCTTGGCTGTGAATCGTGATTTCGTCGCCAGCAGTTTGAACTGGATCATCAACCGTGACCGCCTCAGCGGCACCCCGCCCAAGCTCAAGCACAGCTACCGTATCCAGCTCAATCCCCGGCAGAACGAACTCATTTTCTGGATCACCACCATTGCCATGCCTGGCCTCGTTCTCGGGCTAGGCATGCTCGTTTGGGCATCCCGGCGGGCCGCCTGA
- a CDS encoding DUF4340 domain-containing protein: MHLRTTVLLLLLALGLGAIILGIERYLPSTRELREMKRGPVKFNRSEVTHFEVDSSGGDGVTLAREEGTWWVRRPFNDHADPDKVTKLFDELLAIGWIERVHREEFDAAGWAKTGLDQPRQKLRLKAGKQTVLDLWLGAPSALQGGHYLGIQKIREKDETVYYVAKTTLPDLLKPAPKEWRDSKLVRLSAENVTSLKLVQEGGQIEMKRVAGTESWVLVKPLNTRGSKEKIGELLSTLLNLEIKDAVETSAGSATAIESGTGSTGIIAQSLKVTLTSTAEDKTSKSVEITLTKPAADAVETKATASHRRPVFTVVSKSLGDLWSQPNDLRDRMLARIDEDAVAAVRIDSLVFAPVLLVKESESWFLKRHNKLEPANGDRVARLFESLNTHPIRSYASDSAANLSSYGLDKPFLTVAMVTSESKQAKILFGANAERTEFFAKYESEPSVYQIDATLLPSIPQDGIKWKGLGALRFTQFALRQISLSLGTNPPLILKYDPTTAQWTGERAGRDITPMIDRVKADRLAGLLAKLNVQDWSADATNAITALQKPALRIVVTLGEPGINTGPTRDITLNFAPTQEGMESTALYFGQVDSGPDVFYISRTALMEMLESVFKE; this comes from the coding sequence ATGCATCTGCGCACCACGGTTCTTTTGCTGCTCCTCGCCCTCGGGCTGGGTGCCATCATTCTCGGCATTGAGCGCTACCTGCCCTCCACCCGCGAGCTTCGTGAAATGAAGCGCGGGCCAGTAAAGTTCAACCGCTCTGAAGTCACTCACTTTGAGGTGGATTCCAGCGGCGGTGACGGCGTCACCCTGGCTCGTGAAGAGGGCACCTGGTGGGTGCGCCGTCCCTTCAATGACCACGCGGATCCAGATAAAGTCACCAAGCTGTTTGATGAACTCCTCGCCATCGGCTGGATCGAGCGCGTCCACCGCGAGGAATTCGATGCTGCCGGCTGGGCCAAAACAGGTCTGGATCAACCTCGCCAAAAACTCCGTCTCAAGGCAGGTAAACAAACCGTTCTAGATCTCTGGTTAGGTGCCCCCTCCGCCCTGCAAGGTGGCCATTACCTCGGCATTCAGAAGATCCGCGAGAAAGACGAAACCGTCTATTACGTCGCCAAAACCACCCTGCCGGATCTCCTCAAGCCCGCTCCCAAAGAATGGCGCGACAGCAAGCTCGTCCGCCTTTCCGCCGAAAATGTCACCAGCCTCAAGCTCGTCCAAGAGGGCGGCCAGATTGAAATGAAACGCGTTGCCGGGACTGAGTCCTGGGTGCTTGTGAAGCCTCTCAATACCCGCGGCAGCAAAGAAAAAATTGGAGAGCTTCTTTCCACCCTACTCAATCTCGAAATCAAGGACGCTGTCGAGACCTCCGCTGGCTCCGCCACTGCCATTGAGTCGGGCACCGGCAGCACAGGAATCATTGCCCAGTCTCTCAAGGTCACCCTCACCAGTACTGCCGAGGACAAAACCTCAAAATCCGTCGAGATCACCCTCACCAAACCTGCTGCAGACGCCGTCGAAACCAAGGCCACCGCCAGCCATCGCCGTCCCGTCTTCACCGTTGTCTCCAAATCTCTCGGCGATCTCTGGTCACAGCCCAATGACCTCCGCGACCGCATGCTCGCTCGCATCGATGAAGACGCTGTCGCCGCCGTCCGCATTGATTCACTCGTCTTCGCCCCCGTTTTGCTGGTCAAAGAATCCGAATCCTGGTTCTTGAAACGCCACAATAAATTGGAACCTGCCAATGGCGATCGCGTTGCTCGTCTCTTTGAATCTCTCAATACCCATCCCATCCGCAGTTATGCCTCAGATTCAGCCGCCAATCTGAGCAGCTACGGTTTGGACAAACCTTTCCTGACTGTTGCCATGGTGACTTCAGAGTCCAAGCAGGCCAAAATCCTCTTTGGAGCCAATGCTGAGCGCACCGAATTTTTCGCCAAGTACGAAAGCGAGCCGAGCGTGTACCAAATTGATGCCACCCTGCTTCCCAGCATTCCGCAGGACGGCATTAAATGGAAGGGCCTCGGTGCACTCCGTTTCACCCAGTTCGCTCTCCGCCAGATCAGCCTTTCCCTCGGCACAAATCCACCCCTCATCCTCAAATACGATCCCACCACGGCCCAGTGGACCGGTGAGCGTGCGGGGCGGGACATCACCCCGATGATAGACCGGGTTAAAGCGGACCGCCTCGCCGGCTTGCTCGCCAAGCTCAATGTTCAGGACTGGTCGGCCGATGCCACCAATGCCATTACTGCCCTTCAAAAGCCCGCCCTGCGCATCGTCGTTACTTTGGGTGAGCCCGGCATTAATACCGGTCCTACCCGCGACATCACACTGAATTTTGCACCCACGCAGGAGGGGATGGAATCCACCGCCCTATACTTCGGCCAAGTGGATTCCGGACCGGATGTCTTCTATATCAGCCGCACGGCCTTGATGGAAATGCTCGAGTCAGTCTTCAAAGAATAG